One Haladaptatus sp. ZSTT2 genomic window, CAGCTGCTTGGATGTCGGAGTACGACTCGTGGGTCGTCTCGATGCTCGCGTGTCGGAGTGCTGATTGGGCGAGTTCGGCGTGGCCGCTCGCGTAGAGTTCGTGACCAAGCCCTCGACGGGCACCGTGTGGCTTCAGGTAGTCACCGTCGACGTCGAGGTCAGCGTCATCACACAGCCGCTTCATCAGGTTGCGAGCACCGTTCGTCGAGAGCGCTGGTGGGATGATCCCATGTTCTCGGAGCACCGTCTCGATATCGCTGCGCTCGAGAATGGTCTCGATCTCGTCGTCCGAAACTCCCTCGTGGGCAAGCTGCTCGCGAACGGCGCGATATTTCGACGGGACGTGGCCGCTGGGAAAGACCGGCCACTCGTCAGTCGGTGGATCGAGGACAGTCCTGTACCGCTCTAATGCCGTGGCGGCCCGCTCGGGAAGCTGTGCGTACTCGTACTCTCGTGACTTCCCGAGGACGCGGACGGCACCGGAGTCGAGTTGGACGTCTCCCCAGGTGATGCCGTTGCGCTTGTCGTCCGAGGGTTCAGCGAACACCTCCGCGCCGCGAACGCCCGAGAGTCCCAGGAGATAGACGATTGCTCGGTCGCGAAAGGCCCGCTCACGACTCACGTCCGCTTCCTCGTCAAGGGCGTGGTCGACACGTTCGTCGACATAGCGCATGATCGCCCGCCGCTCCTTTTCCCGCCAGAACTGCCGGTCGGCGTCACCGAGATCCTCGGGGAGCTCGTCGGTGGCACGCTTCGCTTTGGCCGGATTCGTATCGAGGAGTTCGTCTGCCACGCAGAACGTGAGGAACGCGCGGACGTACGCGTAGTAGGTGGTCGCGGTACTCGCTTTCAAATCACCGTCGCGGGCCTGCTTTTTGAGATGACGCGCGTATCGGCGGCAGTCGAGGACGTCCAGGTCCTCGAGGTCCGTCACACCGCGCTCCTCGCGCAGCCAGGTTCGCCACGTCGCGAGGGTCGACGCGAAGTTCTTCCTGGAGTTACCAGCCTCGACACTGTCGAGGTACTGCTGGATGGCCGTCTCGACCGGTGTTCCCCCGGGTGTAGCGTCGCCCTCGTCGGGTTCCATGGTTCGTGCTCGACCGACGGCGGCGACCCATGTAAATCTACTGTGTACAACTGGGATAATACACAGCAATTCTAAATTCTTAAATTCTTCCTATATCGAAGGGTACACAGGCTATAACGGTGATATTCTATTTTATGAACTGTATGTGGCTATACAAAATGCCGGGTGGGCTGAGGCCACAGATTCGGAGGATTCGTAGCTACAAATCATCATCATCATGGCCGACTGGCTGCGAAAAAGACGCCTAATCGGTAGGGAGCGAGGGATTGGCGGATTCATCCTTGATGAAGACGACGTGAATCCCTAATACAGCCTCCAGTCGGTCACGATTCCCGCACATGTGGTATTTGGCTGCCGAGACAACCTTTTCGAGAGTATTGGAATGCGGTCAATCCGTTTGAATACGGCCGAACGGCGGTTCTAGATCGGACTCTAAGCGGAATAATTCTTCCAATGTGCTTTTGGTAATTTCTGGGTGGCGGTACATCGCCCGGCCGATTGTTTGGAAGCGTTCGTCAGCCGTGGTCCAGTTTCGTATCTCTTCTAGATCGAAGTCGGGGTCATCGCGGTAGTCTCGAAGTTCCCACGCCACACTGCGAGCCTCGTCGATTGTCAACCGGACGTCGTCAACAGCGGTCGGATTCTCTAGCTCGCCGTGGTTGCCGATCTCGGTGTTTGTTAGCGCTGAAATGTTACTGATGAGGTTTTGACTGAGTTCAGTCACGTCTGCTTTCAGCTTCTCGTCGTGATGGGCTGCGACGAGTTGTAAGTACAAGAGCGCCGACATGGTATCCTGCGATACATACACGACTTGGTGGACGGATTGGACGTTCTCGAACGCTTCGTACGCGTCTTCGAGCTGAATTTGCGCTTCTGTCAGGATATCTCCCATCAAATCGAACGACAAAATGTGCTCGTATATACTTTCTCCCCCTGGTTGGCGGACTATGGGCGCTGAGAGATCAACGTGATCTCGATACCAGCACGTCCTTTTCGATAAAGTACTCACTAAGACGGGCGAATGTGTCCGCACAACTGTCTTCCTCGTCTCGAAACGCTGCGGTGTTCGAGAGCGTGTCCCAATCACCGATCACCACAAGTCGCTTTTTCGCACGAGTGAGGGCAACGTTCAGCCGTTTGCGGCCATCATCCCGAGGTGATTCAAGGAATCCAGAATCGTTGCTTGCATTCGACCGGACAAACGACACGATAATCACTTCTCGCTGACCACCCTGGAACTTGTCAATGGTTTCGACGTCAACACCGTTCCCGACTTCGCTATCAAGTTCCGTCCGAATTTGACTACGAATGTAATCCCGTTGCGCGCTATACCCAGTAATCACCCCGACATCTGATGGAGCCACACCATGTTGAAGCGCCTTGTTCACTTGCGCAACCACGTATTGTGCTTCTGTAGGGTTGTAGTAGGAATAATCGTCCTGTTGCTCATCGCCAGAATCATCGATCCCAAGCAGCGGTGTGAGCCCATCAATGGTCTCGGCCCGATTTGCTTCTCCATGTTCGAGGTTCCCGTCGTAGAACTCCTGACTGGCGAACGCTGCAATGTCCTCATGCATACGGTATTGCCGATGGAGGGTCTGCGCGAGGTCGTCCCCGTATACGTTCAAGAGGTGCTCGAAAAGCGACGTGTGTAGCTCTTGATCTCGCATCTCAGGGTCAGACACAAATGGTGGGAGTTGTTTGTGATCACCCGCAAGCACGGTCCGGAGACCATATGGACGGGGGTACTCCTCATCCTCGTCTAGTCGGCGTCCCCGACCGAATGGAACTGCCGTTGCAGGCCCTGAAGCTTGCGTCGCTTCGTCAATCACCACCAAGTCGAATGCGATCTCGCTCTGGTTTTCCAGCGTCGCAGCAGTATTGGTCGTTGAAGCAATGATATCAGTATCACCAAGGTTCCCATTCAACTGGTTTGACTGTTGGAAATACCGCCTGCCTACGAAGCTATTGACATCTCGCCTTGAACTTCCGACTCGAGCCATCGATACATCGAGATCGTCAAATTCCTCTACCACGTTGTGGAGCGACGCCCGATCAATTTCGTTCTCAGTGCTTTCCCCGGCTACGATGTTATCGACTGCCTGGTTAGAATGAGCGCAGACAAGCACTCGTTGGCCCTGCTTCACTGCATGAGCGACAACCGTGACAAGCGTCCGTGTTTTCCCCGTCCCCGGTGGGCCATGAATACAAAAGACGTCATCCGTTCGTAGTGCGTCCACAGCGGCGCGTTCTTGATACGTGTTCAAGTTGAGGAACGACTCGAACTTTTCCCGTAGAGGTGAGCAGAACGAGATCTCGCGGTTCCCAGCGAGAAGATCACGGTGGTTGGCCGCAATCGACTCAAATGCTTCGTACTCTCGTTTTTCGGCGATCCCTTTCGTTATCACACGAAGAGAGCACTCATCGATTCCACCAAGGTTGACGTCACTGAAGTCAACCGCACCGAAAGCAGGGTCGATAGTAATAGACGATGATCCAATCGCCGTTACCAGTCCATCGAGATACGTCTCCTCACCCGTATTGGACTCCCACACAAGTAGCACGGTATTCCCTTCGAAAACACCGTACTCGCTTTGAACCTGATTATACCTCTGCCCGGGCGAATTCGCAGGTGGGACGTAGACGCTACAGGAGATTTCGCTACCTTGGACTCTCGGTCGCGCGGACTGGATCTTCCCACCACCCGAACTCTCAACTTCTACCCCTCGGCTAACGACCGTGTCTAACTCCTCTTCATGGGTTCGAAGGAGTTCAGTCCGAACGAATTGAAGCGTATCGTTGACGTAATCGGTGTAGTCCTCGTCGTCCAAGGCCTGCTGAGCGGTAATCGGCTCAGATCTGTACGGAGGTCGATCATCGATCAAATCCAACTCGACGTCGTCTGGCAGATCGAAATGGCGATCCCAAAATCTGAGTCTGTAAGCCAATCCCGACCGAGCAGCCTCTTCGAACTCAATAAATTCGTCGAGATCTCCTTCTGTGTCGTAGTAATGCAGTGCTTCGCCGTACTCGTCCTTCCGATAGGCGATATACTCACCCGTCAGCTCGGGGTGGTCTGTCTCATGGACCGGAAGCATAACGACATCACCCGTTCCAAGCCCCCGCCGGTTAAACACGGTAACGAGGTGGTCGAGAGCCACATCGGGGTCACCGTTCTGCCAGAGATCGCAAATCTCCGCGTCGTCTGTTGAAAGTTCTATTTGAGTTGGCGAGTTAGAACGTAGTTGAGCCGCGATATCTTCCAAATACGTATCCATTATCACTCGCCGTGGTTTTCAAACACAAAAATCGTACTGTTCGGTCGGGCTTCGAACCAGACTCAGAGGGTCAGACACCGCCAACGCCATCGTCATCGTCGTCAGTCGAGAGGACGAGACCCGCCAGACCGCCGATCAACGCACCGGCTGGCCCACCGATGGCGAAACCAGCCGCGGCCCCGCCCGCACCCCCGAGTGTCTGGCGCTGGCCCTGCGTCAACTTCTCGTGCATCCCGCGACTGACAGTCCCCGATCCGTTGCACTTGGGACAGTCACCGTAGCCTGTCTGCGGGTCAGCCGTTGCACCACTCCCGTTGCAGGTGGGGCACTTCTTCGTCTCAGTCATAATCGGTAGTGTCTGTCAAGATGGCAAAGATGTTCCGGTCAGTCGGCCCGTTCGAAGTACATGAGACCGTTGTTCTCACGTCCAGGGCCAGTGTAGTAGAGCCCTTCGAGGGTCTCTGTGTCGCTCTCATCACGGTATTCGAGGGACGCAGTTCCGAAGTGCATGTTCAGCCCCTTGACGAGTGGCGAGCCCTCGTTCTCGTACTGGTAACTGACACTTGGCCACTTTCCTTCGTCAGTCAGCATCGTCGCACCGTTGCTGTCTGAAGGCGTCTGCGTCGTCTCGAAGTGGACGTTGATCTTTCGCCACGTCTGATCGATGTCAAGCCAGGCCTTCAGTTTCTGGCCATCCTGGCTGTGGTCGTTATCGGGATGAAGCGCCTCGTCGGGGATTTCTCCTTCATACGATGTGACGATCCACCCCTCCCACTTCCCGTTAAGATTTGGAACGCAAGTGATACCGAGCGCCTGGGCGATTCGAGTCTTCCAGAACCACCGGTCGTGGATCTTCCAGACAGCAGCGAAGGCGAGTCCCCATGAGACAACGAATCCCGCCGCAAATGGAAGGACAGTTGAGAGCGCCGAGGTAACCAGCTCGACGAGGATCGTGATGCCGTAGGCGAGCAAAGCCAGGCCGCCGTATATCTTCGGGCGGAGATCATTGTCCGTGGAGTACGTGTGCATAGGTTACCAGTTGTCCCAGAGTGTGACCATCGCGTCGATGTACCGGCCCGCGTACCGGGTGTTCCACTCCGCGGGGCCCGACCCGAATATGTCGGTGATGCCGTTCTGGCAGGTCCAGTCACTATAGTCCGTCGAATTCAGGTATCGGAGAATTTTCGCGACTCGGTCCTGTTTGTTATAGGTATATCGTCCGTCTGGGACGTTGTACAGGAGGTTCTCGATGAAGTACGATGGGACGTTCTCCTTGTTCAGTTCGTTATTATCGACGAGGTAGTTCCGTGCGCGCTTGAAGATGCGCACGGTCTCTTTGAACCGGTTGCTGGTGCTTGACTGCCTGGTGCTGCCGTTGTTGATGTGTTGTTTCGGGTAGTTTACGATCTTCGTGTTGTTGAGGTTGAAGAACGCGATGCCCGAGTGGTAGCCGTTCGGATAGTGGTAGTAGTCGCGGTGGTCCGCACAGACGAGCACGTCGGCGTCCAGCGGCAGTTTACCCGCTTCCACTTCGATTGCTTTCCCGACCGGATCGACAGCCGAGGAGCCGAAGCGCGACTCCAGTACGTCAACGACATCGGACCGGAACTCGTGCCAGCTGTAGTCCGGGTCGCCGGAGTTGCGCCGCCAATGATCCCGCTCGGCGGGGCTGAGCCCGGACAGATCAACGTAGTACATGTCCGTAAGCTGGACCACGATGTCCACATCGGAACTGGCCCGGACGATGGTGTAGTTCGCATAGGAGCCCTGCAGATAGGTGTCGAAGTCCGCGTGGGCGAGCGTTTCGCTGGACTGCAATTCCTTCTGGATTCGGCTGTGGGTCCGCTTCGCGGAATCGATGGGGGCGCTCTCGTATTGCGCCCACGATTCCAGTGTCCCTGTATCTATCGGCATTAATGGGAGTTACACGCCTCTTTCTGACCGACCGCTAAAACCCCCCCGATTCCACTTCCACCGTGCTCTGCGAACCGTTAAGGGACCGTAGCAGGCAATTAGAATCGTGACCGTCCCGTCTCCTATCGAAACTCTGCCAATTTCTCTTGGTGGTGGCTATGGCAATCGATGAGGATACCCTCGAAAGCTGGACCGACCCGAAGCGAGCCGCCGTGAAATCAGCGGAGAAAACTCACAAGAAGATCCGGAACGCGCTCAACGACAGCGATACGCTCGCTGACGTCGAGTTCCACGACTTCCTCCAAGGGTCGTACGCGAACCACACGATCATCCGCGATTCGAGCGACGTCGATATCGTCGTTCGCCTCGACGAGTTCCAGTACTTCAACCTCCACGACCTCGACCCGGAAGACCAGGAGGATGTAGATGTCGAAGATTACGATTACGACTACGACGAGTTCCGAGACGACGTGCTGAGCGTTCTGCAGGACACCTACCCTGAGGGGACGTTCGACCCGTCCGGGAACGCTATCGAGATTTCGGCACCGGGTCTACCACTCGACGCCGACGTGCTGGTATGCGTTCAGTACAAGCACTACTACAACTATCCCCAAGGGTACGATGGGATCCTTTTCTGGCCGACCGATTCGATCTCCTCGGTCGTGAACTATCCGACGCGACACAAGGACCACGGATCGGACAAGCAGGACGACACCGACGACCTGTATAAAGAGACTGTGCGGATGTTCAAGAACGCCCGCAAGGAGATCGTCGCGGACGGGTACATCACCGACGACATCGTAGCGTCCTACTTCATCGAGTGTCTCCTGTACAACGTCCCACCGGGCCGGTACGTGGACGACCTGCAAGAACGGTATGTCAAGATCGTCGATTACCTGAAGGACGCGGACTTCTCCGGGTGGAAGTGCCAAAATGGTGTGACCGATCTCTTCGGGCGTGGCCGCACGAAGTGGGACACCTGGCACGCCAAGCTGTTCGTCGATGCTTTGGAAACGTACTGGGAGAACGCCAGCACCAACAGCATAAATGCACGTCTATTCTAGCGATAACGAGTTCCGCCCGACGTTCCTAGCGACCCTGGGCGTCGTCGCGTTCGTCGTCGTGATCGCACTGAACGCTTACGTCTTCCCGTGGCTCTACCAGCAAATCCCGTTCGAAATTCCATCACTGATAGTTCCCGGTCTCGCCTTCGGGGTTGTGTTCGGCCTGTTTCGCCGAGTGTTCGACCGACGGCTGTGGAACAAGGCCTGGATGCCAGACTTCATTGCCGCCGTTCCCGATCTCACTGGCCACTGGGAGGGCGGAATCAAGACCAGCTACGAGGGTGAAATCTCAGACGACTACCTCGCCGACGGAGGCCATCGGCCGATGACGGCTACACTGGACATCGAGCAGACGTGGAGCAAGATCATCATCCACTTCGAAACAGATCGTTCTCAGTCGGTCAGCACGGCGGCCAACTTCCAGACCGAGGGGACGCTCCATCCAAAGCTCTCATACCTATTCGAGAACGAGGGTGCAGATGTTGACGAGCAGGCGGCAGACGAAGGACCATACGACGGGACGACACGGTTCACGTATCGGGAATCGAACGACCGACTCGTGGGCTATTACTACACTGGGCCTGCCCGTGCTTCGGAGCAAGGCGATGGCCAAAAGACGACGTATGGGACAGCGGAGTTCACTCGTATGAGCGACGAGTCCCAGAAATAGTGTTAACGCACTGCTTGGTTTGGAACTCGTGGCCGGTCGTTTTCCCAAGAGGCGGCATCAGCGAGTTCCACGAGATCGGTAATCCGCTGGTCAAACACGTTCATGCGTGATATTGAGGAGCAGCTGACGCAACGCTAGCTTCCCAGGGCTTTGGTCTAGCCCATTCTTAACATTAAGAATAAGATTAAGTACTGCTGACATCCTACAGTATCGAATTTGGCTTTTGTTCCGATTCTGTGCGAGGGAGGCGTCCGTCTGGTCGGGGAACGTGCCCTGCATCGATTTCGATATCGACGCGGCGCATATGCTTACAGCCCCCCTCAGGTTCGCGTCGCTGCCAGTCGAGACATGTACACGTCTCAGCGGCGACATCGACATCGTAGAAATTCCCGGACTCTGAATGAACCTCGTACACGCCGCCCTTCTTCAAGAGTGAGACGTCCATCTCTTCGTCGCATGCTCGCCGCGTTCGCGGTGCGAGCTCATCGGCTGAAGGTTCTGCCGAAACCGTATCTGTCTCTGGTTTGATGGCGCTTTGGGTGTCTCTAGTTGCCACCCATCCACCGTCCGGGGCGAGATCGGGGTCGTTTGGTTCCACGAGGCGAGCCAGGTGCTCCTCAATCGGGTGATTGTAGTGGAGGAGAAAGTGTGCTTCGCGTCGACCGCGATGATCGTAGGAGCCACACGCTGCAGCTGGCCCCTCCCAGACGCGCCACGCGCCGAGTGCCGTCATCACCTCCAACGCCCGTCGCGGCAACTCGTCCTGGTCTAACTGCTCGTAGAAGATGCGAAACCGAGTACAGTGCTCTTGCGGTTCGATGTCGGTCCACCACTCAACCTCGTCTCTCCAGTGATCGAACATCGCCGCATCGTTCCCATACCCGACCGTGATCCCTGGAACACGTGATTCGCCCGTATGGGTGTCTTCAGCCTCGTTCTCCAGCAGCCGGAGTACCGCGAAACGCAGGTGTTCGTGGAGTGGCTGTTCGGTTCCGTAGCCGACTTGCGGATGGCTCTCGATTGTCTGGCGGGCTTCGTTGAGAACCGTCGTGAGGTACTGTTGAGTCATGGATTCGTTCTATCCCGGTCGACGCACGATCACGCGCGCCGCCACCCTTCCGCGGCGCAATAGAAACTCACGGCGATGTGGAGAGCCGTTCATCGACGCGCTATACTGACCTACCCATCGATCACGTCGATGATCTCCTCTGCGGTGCTGCTAATCCGTCCGAAACGATCTTGGATCGACTCTGGTTCGTCATCCTGCCACGCGGCGAGATAGAACGCTGAGCCGCTCGTTTCAAGGCCGCAATACCGACCAACGATGTACGCGACGGCTTCTGCTTCGACTTCGCGCTTTGCCCGTTCGGCCTCATCGTCGACGTCGAAATGGAGCAGCGCGTGCGCGAACTCGTGAATGAGCGTGACCGCGAGGTCGGCCTGGTTCGTCCGTCCTTTCGCCTCAACGATCGGCGTGAAATCATGGATATCCCGCTGTTTGCAGACCCCCTTTGCGTCGCCGTGCTCCCACTCGTCAGCGTCGACGATGCGAACCGTCACGCCGAGCTCATCCGCTGCTGCTGTGAGTGCTGGTACGAGGTCCTCAGCATCGCCTGTCGCCTCCGTTTCTAGCTCGGGAAGCGGCTCTCCCTCGGTCTGCGAGACATCGAAGACAGCGGCTGGTTTGAATCCCACGAGCCCTTTCGACCACTCCTCGGGTGGCGTCTCGTCGTACTCACAACCGCTGTTCTCGTGGTAGCTGGGCGAATTCTCACACTCTGGACATCGCTTGATGATGATCGGTGCCCAGATCCAGATCGCCTGTTCGCCCTCCTGGACGTGCCGGTCGAACTCATTCCGCCAGGTGTTGAAGCCAGCGACCTTCGTCGCCTCGGGACACTGGAGTTTGATGAGCAGCGTGTTGCGATGGGAGTAATCGTGGAACCGACTCTGGACGTCGAGCCACTCTTGGAACTCATCGCTGGTCTGTGCCGCATCAACGTCGCCAACGAGTTCGTCGATCCATGCTTTAATCGTACTGTGCATCTCGTCTGTTCGTGTGTCGGTCTCCTCGAAGGAGGCCGACGAGTCGCTAGTCGTAGCCATGATGTTCTGAGATTCGCCTTACTGCGATCGCTTCGATTCAGTCCGCGCCGCACCCTTCAGGGCGCGAAAAACAACTCCCCTTGAGAGTTACCGGAGTTCGTATGGTTCGTCCGCGAATCCGACTGTAACGAGATATTCGAGATACGCGTCGAACCGCTCGACGTCGCTCGGCGTGTCTATCGCGAGGTGCCGTGTCCACTCGATGGCCCACCGGAACGCGGGATCGGACCCACCTTTGCCGTGGATGTACCACCACCGAGCTGCTTTGAGAACCACGAGTGGATTCGTCGGCGGCTGTTCACTCGCCAGTCCGCGAGTGATGGATTCGATCTCCGCAGGAACATCACCTGGATCGATTTCCCCGGACTGTGTGTTCGAGATATCGATTGGAATCTCATCGACCGAAACGTCGTTCGCATGCTATCGCTGACTCACTTGATTCACCTCTGGATGAAGACTCTCGATGGAGCCTTCGGCCTCTCAGGGGCTCGAAAAACACTCTCCGAGTCACGCCGGTGGGAAGTGGGTGCCCTGATCACCGGCAATCTCCTCGAGATTGTTCCGATGGCGATGCGAGAAGTAGCAGTCGTAGCTGCAGTATCCACAGACATCTCCCGTATCATATTCGGCAACAAAGGGACCACGAGGGGCTCGCCAGACATTCGCCCCGCATCCAGTACAGGCAGCACCGTCGAGCTCACTCGGTGACGGCCCCTCGTACTCTACATCCAGACCGGCATCTTGCGGTGTCGAATCTGGCCAGACGCCGTGTTGCTGCCAGAACTCTCGGAGTCGACCAAGGCTGTGACGAACGGTCTTCCGAACCGTGACGTGGTCAGCGTCCCGGCCGCTGTCGTCCCATCCGGCAGCTGTCCAGAACTCTCCGAACTGCGCCCCGCGATGCAGACCATTCCAGTCGAGGCCGACGATATCTGCGGGTGGGTCATTCGTGAGCGTCGGTCGGGTCAACTGCTGAATGACGTCAAGCTGTTTCGGCGGGCTCCCCCCGAGGATGTGGACGCGTCGGCCACGCCAGTCGGTCGGCTCGGAGAACTCGTGGGCCAACCGATCAGCGTAGCCCCGGGAGTAGCCGAGCACGATGTCGTCTGGAATCATCTCGATCACCTCCTGGCACTTGGGCACGATGACGAGCTCTGCATCGGTGTAGCTCGCTTGGATTTCGCGAGGGGCAGCGACGTAGTCATCGACATCGTCGGGCTCGTATGCGTCCCCAATAACGCCGACTCGCGGATCGTGTTCGAAAAACCGGTCGACGTATCGAGTCAGGTCGGGATTTCGAAAGTCGTTATCGAGCATCCCGACGGGAATCTCTAACCCCTGAAATTGGGATTGCTGATAACTACAGTCTTCACGATAGCCGGGCAGGAAGCCGAGTGTGAAGGCGTCCAGCGCGAACGGGGCCCGATGCAGGAACGCTTACAAACATCTTGGTGAGATGTCGTGCAACAGACCGTTGAGAAAAATAATACGATTGATTGACAAATTAGAGTAGTCTAGACTACTGATGTGCTTGTATTGCCTTGGAAAATTGGATGAATTTAGTACATTTTGAAATCATCAATGAAACCAACAGATTAGATAATTCCGACACAACATATTTCGATTGTTTCTATCATTATCCCACTCCTTTATTTCGACTACTGAGCAAGGGAAAAGTTGATAGTAAATAAACGAATTTATTTAACGTACAATGAATGGCTCAATTCTAGCCATCCCGATTTTTTTCACGGTGTTAATGGGAATCTCAGTAGGTGTTTGGACGTATCTCGACGCAGATAGCCGCAATGCCGTCTACGCAGAGATTATCGCTGCAATTGTGGCAGTATTTATACCAGCTATTCTGGTGTATCTCTTCTATAGAAATAGAATCGGGCCACGTACTACTGAAATCAAACTCGTTCAAAAAGTCGCTGGTATTCTTGGCGTTGGGAGTATATTCACGGTACTTTTAGCGCAGTCTTTAACTCCCCTAGACCCGTTTTCGGCGGCATACTCTATGCTGTATCTTGCTCCTGTAGGTGTAGTAGTCGGGTATCTCTGGATATATCAAGTCAGCCCACGAATATTTAACACTTCTTCGTAAATTCGCCTCCTTACCATTTCAAGATATACTATACTTCTATTAGTTGGTAATTTAATAGATTGAAATGGCCATTATGAGCGCCACCAGGCATATCCGCCGCAGAAATTGCGGTTTGAGAGGTTCCAATCGCTGCTGCGAGTGAAGATCCCTGCATATAAACATCAAAGGTTGATGGAGGATTAGAGAGGTATATCCCTTTTTCATACTCTTTTACCACATGCCAATAGTCACCGAGGAATGTACTCCTTTTTAACGCATATGTTTGAGCGATTGTCTGGTTGTTTGACTTAATATAGAATTGTAATTCAATCTCTGAGTTGGCTAGTGCGTTCCAAGCCGCGGCATCATATTCTCCTTTGAAATTTATTACCAGAGGGCCATTTGACCATTGATGGCTACTCCATGCCTGAGCGTACCCAGAACCGTACCCAGCTACGGAAGCATCAGCGGCCGTATTTGCGTAGTCATACCCTGCATCGTTATACGCGCCACCCAAGAATGGAATTGATAGGCTCGTTTCGTATGAATCATCAAACCCCCAATACGTGGTAGACTGGGCACTCACGTCACTGGTAACTAAGTCTGTTTCACTAGTTTCCGACCACATAGTGGTTTGAGGTGAGTTAGATTCATCTTGAAATTCAGAAATTGAGTGGGGTAGTCCGATTTCTTCTTTTGCCTTTC contains:
- a CDS encoding tyrosine-type recombinase/integrase codes for the protein MEPDEGDATPGGTPVETAIQQYLDSVEAGNSRKNFASTLATWRTWLREERGVTDLEDLDVLDCRRYARHLKKQARDGDLKASTATTYYAYVRAFLTFCVADELLDTNPAKAKRATDELPEDLGDADRQFWREKERRAIMRYVDERVDHALDEEADVSRERAFRDRAIVYLLGLSGVRGAEVFAEPSDDKRNGITWGDVQLDSGAVRVLGKSREYEYAQLPERAATALERYRTVLDPPTDEWPVFPSGHVPSKYRAVREQLAHEGVSDDEIETILERSDIETVLREHGIIPPALSTNGARNLMKRLCDDADLDVDGDYLKPHGARRGLGHELYASGHAELAQSALRHASIETTHESYSDIQAAETAKQVDDLLGE
- a CDS encoding AAA domain-containing protein is translated as MDTYLEDIAAQLRSNSPTQIELSTDDAEICDLWQNGDPDVALDHLVTVFNRRGLGTGDVVMLPVHETDHPELTGEYIAYRKDEYGEALHYYDTEGDLDEFIEFEEAARSGLAYRLRFWDRHFDLPDDVELDLIDDRPPYRSEPITAQQALDDEDYTDYVNDTLQFVRTELLRTHEEELDTVVSRGVEVESSGGGKIQSARPRVQGSEISCSVYVPPANSPGQRYNQVQSEYGVFEGNTVLLVWESNTGEETYLDGLVTAIGSSSITIDPAFGAVDFSDVNLGGIDECSLRVITKGIAEKREYEAFESIAANHRDLLAGNREISFCSPLREKFESFLNLNTYQERAAVDALRTDDVFCIHGPPGTGKTRTLVTVVAHAVKQGQRVLVCAHSNQAVDNIVAGESTENEIDRASLHNVVEEFDDLDVSMARVGSSRRDVNSFVGRRYFQQSNQLNGNLGDTDIIASTTNTAATLENQSEIAFDLVVIDEATQASGPATAVPFGRGRRLDEDEEYPRPYGLRTVLAGDHKQLPPFVSDPEMRDQELHTSLFEHLLNVYGDDLAQTLHRQYRMHEDIAAFASQEFYDGNLEHGEANRAETIDGLTPLLGIDDSGDEQQDDYSYYNPTEAQYVVAQVNKALQHGVAPSDVGVITGYSAQRDYIRSQIRTELDSEVGNGVDVETIDKFQGGQREVIIVSFVRSNASNDSGFLESPRDDGRKRLNVALTRAKKRLVVIGDWDTLSNTAAFRDEEDSCADTFARLSEYFIEKDVLVSRSR
- a CDS encoding nucleotidyltransferase domain-containing protein; amino-acid sequence: MPIDTGTLESWAQYESAPIDSAKRTHSRIQKELQSSETLAHADFDTYLQGSYANYTIVRASSDVDIVVQLTDMYYVDLSGLSPAERDHWRRNSGDPDYSWHEFRSDVVDVLESRFGSSAVDPVGKAIEVEAGKLPLDADVLVCADHRDYYHYPNGYHSGIAFFNLNNTKIVNYPKQHINNGSTRQSSTSNRFKETVRIFKRARNYLVDNNELNKENVPSYFIENLLYNVPDGRYTYNKQDRVAKILRYLNSTDYSDWTCQNGITDIFGSGPAEWNTRYAGRYIDAMVTLWDNW
- a CDS encoding nucleotidyltransferase domain-containing protein, translated to MAIDEDTLESWTDPKRAAVKSAEKTHKKIRNALNDSDTLADVEFHDFLQGSYANHTIIRDSSDVDIVVRLDEFQYFNLHDLDPEDQEDVDVEDYDYDYDEFRDDVLSVLQDTYPEGTFDPSGNAIEISAPGLPLDADVLVCVQYKHYYNYPQGYDGILFWPTDSISSVVNYPTRHKDHGSDKQDDTDDLYKETVRMFKNARKEIVADGYITDDIVASYFIECLLYNVPPGRYVDDLQERYVKIVDYLKDADFSGWKCQNGVTDLFGRGRTKWDTWHAKLFVDALETYWENASTNSINARLF
- a CDS encoding DUF955 domain-containing protein, translating into MATTSDSSASFEETDTRTDEMHSTIKAWIDELVGDVDAAQTSDEFQEWLDVQSRFHDYSHRNTLLIKLQCPEATKVAGFNTWRNEFDRHVQEGEQAIWIWAPIIIKRCPECENSPSYHENSGCEYDETPPEEWSKGLVGFKPAAVFDVSQTEGEPLPELETEATGDAEDLVPALTAAADELGVTVRIVDADEWEHGDAKGVCKQRDIHDFTPIVEAKGRTNQADLAVTLIHEFAHALLHFDVDDEAERAKREVEAEAVAYIVGRYCGLETSGSAFYLAAWQDDEPESIQDRFGRISSTAEEIIDVIDG